From the Streptomyces sp. NBC_01216 genome, the window GTCACCAGCATCGCCGACATCTCCGCGCCGACCGTTGCCGAGCTGAACGCGGGCGACGATTTCACCGAGCGCATCACCCCCGACGGCCTGAACATCCCCGCCGAGACCGCCAATGTCGACAACTCCAGCCTGGCGTCGACGTTCACGACCAACCGCGTCGGCCGACGCGGTTTCTCCCCCGAGGTGACGTTCAAGCGGGGCGACAACCCGACCGACGACCTGCCGTGGACGACGCTCACCTACCAGACCGTCGGCTACCTCGTCGTGCGCCGCATCCTGCCCTACACCACCGCCTGGGCCGCGGACCAGGACGTCGAGGTCTACCCGGTGGAGGCCGGCGAGCGGAACACGATCCCCCCGGCGCCGAACGAAGTCGCGAAGTTCACATCGATGCTGATGCTGCGTGAGGAGCCGGACACCTCCGCGGTGGTGGCCGCCTGATGCCCGACATCGAGGACATCCTCAAGCGGGCACGGCCGCGCGAGCACACGGTGCGCGTCTGCATCGCCGGGGACGTGGCGGCCGAGGTCGACCGCCTGGAGGCCGAGCTCGCCTCGCTGTCCGACTGGAAGCCGGGCAGCATGGCCGATCAGCACCCGGGGATCGAGCTGGCCGAGCGGATCTCGGCGGCCCGGGAGCAGATGCGGGCCGCCGAGGTTTCGTTCACTTTCCGCGCCCTGGGGCGCCTGGAATGGTCCGATCTGGTCGCCCAGCACCCGGGGCAGACGGCTGATGAGGCGTGGGACTCGAAGACGCTGCCGCTGGCCCTCGTCTCAGCCTGCGCCATCGACCCCGTCATGACACCGGAGCAGGTCGACGACCTGTTCGAGACGCTCAACGAGGCGCAGCGTCAGCAGCTCATCGAGGCCGCGTGGCAGGTCAACGGGGAGGGCACCTCTATCCCTTTCTCGCTGCACGCCTCCGCGATCCTCGCCTCCCGCACCGACGGGAAGTAGAGACCGCGCGGGCGTGGGGAGTCCCGCGTTCGATTTTCCTGGGTCGCCCGTGGCCGCAGCCGGGTGAGCCGCTATGGCTCGACGACGACCGGGGCTGGGCCCTCGCGCTCCAGCAGGTCGAGACAGAGCGGTGCCCGGACTGCGGCCAGGACTGGGCCGCGGCCACCGACCCACAGAGCGAGGGCGCCTGGCGCGGCCAGGTGATCAGGTGCCACGCCTGTGCAGCCGCGTCCACGGCCATCGGCAGCTTCGAGAAAGCGGGCGGCGACACCCGCGGTCTCCACGTCCACGTCACCAGGGGGTGAGTCATGGCCGTCCGTACCGTCTCTGTGGCACTGACCGCAAATGTTGCGGCATTCCAGGCTCGGATGCGCGATGCCGCGCGTGTGGCCGGGCAGACGTCGAACCGCATCCGGGCCAGCATGCGTGATGCGGGCCGGTCGATGACGGCGATGGGTACCAACCAGCGCAGGTCGCTGGAGGCCGCCCGCACCGGGTCGCTCGCCCTCGTCGCCGCTTTCGGATTCGCCGTCTTCACCGCGGCAAAGTTCGAGAAGGCCATGAGTAACGTCGCTGCTGTCACGCAGGCGTCGGCCGGGGAGATGGCCCGGCTGCGGTCCGCAGCGCTGGAGGCTGGGCGCACGACCGCGTACAGCGCCAGCCAGGCCGCTGAGGCGGAATTCGAGCTGGCCAAGGCCGGTATCTCGGTCGCGGACATCGCGGGCGGCGCCCTGAAGGGCTCCCTGTCGCTGGCCGCTGCCGCGCAGATTGACCTGTCCGAGGCGGCGGAGATCAGCGCGACGACGATGACGGTGTTCGGTCTGAAGGGCAAGGACGTCGGCCACGTCGCCGACGTCCTGGCCGCCGCGGCCAACAAGAGCGCCACGGACGTCCACCAGCTCGGCCTGTCGTTCAAGATGGCCGGTCTCGTCGCCGCTCAGACCGGCCTGTCGCTGGAGGACACGACCGGCACTCTCGCGCTCTTCGCCGCGCAGGGCATGAAGGGGTCCGATGCCGGTACCAGCCTGAAGGTGATGCTCCAGCGCCTCACCCCGAACTCCAAGGAGGCCCAGGCGACGATGGACCAGCTGGGTCTGTCGGCCTACGACGCGACCGGCCAGTTCGTCGGCCTGCACGAGCTCGCCGGCCGGATGAAGGAAGCGTTCGCCGGCCTGACCCCCGAGGCCCGCAACTCGGCGATGGGCGTGATCTTCGGCAGTGACGCGGTGCGCGCCGCATCCATCCTCTACAAGTATGGCGAGGAGGGTGTGCGCCAGTACACGGACGCCGTCAACGACCAGGGCTACGCCGCGGCCGTCGCTGCTGTGAAGATGGACAACTTGATCGGTGACCTCCAGCTGCTGAAATCGGCGCTGGAGTCCGCGCTGATCGAGTCCGGGTCGGCTGCGAACGCGGCGCTGCGCGACATGGTGCAGTGGGTCACCCGCCTGGTCAACATCTACAACGGCCTGCCGCCCGGCGTGCAGCGGGTCATCGGCGGTCTGACAGGTGTCGTCGGTGTCGTCGGTCTCGTCGGCGCATCCATGCTCCTGCTCCTGCCCCGGATCATGCTCGTGCGCCGCGAGATGACCGCCCTCGGGGTGACGGCCGCCTCCACCCGAGCCGCCCTGATGACGCTGGGCCGCCTCGGTCTGGTCGTCGGCTCGATCATGGCCGTCGGCTGGGCCATCGACACAGTCGCCGACCGGTTCCGGGCCGCGCCGGCGGACGTCACGAAGATGACCAACGCCGTCGTCGACTTCGCGCAGAAAGGCAAGGTGGCGGGGGAGCTGACCCGGAACTTCGGCCAGGATCTCGACGGATTCGGCGACGCTGTCGCGCGCATTGCGCATCCCGGAGTCCTGGACCGTATCGAGGATTTCTTCGGCACATTCGACCCCGGCACGGATGTCGGCGGCCCCGGCCTGGACAAGGCCGTCGAGAAAGTGAAGGCGGTCGACGAGGCGCTTGCGCGGCTCGTGCAGTCCGGCAACGGAGAGCTGGCCGCCAACAGTTTCAAGAAGTTCGCGGCGGAGGCGGAGCGCGGCGGGACCTCGGCTGACAAGCTGCGCACGCTGATGCCCCAGTACACCGAGGCTCTCGTCGGTGTCGACACCGAGGCGAAGTTGGCGGCCGGTTCCCAGGGCGACCTGGCCGATGCTGCTGCTGTGACCGCTGATGAGATGGCCGATCAGCGCACGATGGCGGAGAAGCTGTCCGACGCCCTCGACTCGCTCAACGGTTCCTCGATCTCTGCGACGGAGGGTCAGATCGCTTTTGAGGCGAGCCTTGATGACCTGACGAAGACCGTGAAGGAGAACGGCCGGTCGCTGGACGTGTCCAAAGAGAAGGGGCGCGACGTTATGAGCGCGTTCCTCGACGCCGCGAAGGCCGCCCAGAAGCACGCCGCGGCGGTCGCGGAGCAGAAGGGCTCCGTAGAGGCCGGCAGCAAGGCCCTCGGGGAGCACATCGCCGCGCTTCGCAAGACGATGAAGGCGGCGGGCTTCACCGACAAGCAGATCGACGAGCTGATCGGTACCTACGCCCGGCTCCCGGAGTCGAAAGCAACGGGCGTGGATGCCCCGGGGGCGGTGGAGGCGCGTCGGCAGATCGACCACCTGCACAAGGCCGTGGCGGGTCTCCAGCCGGGCAAAACAATCACGATCAAGGCGCCGACCGGCGAGGCGATCCGGGCGTTGAAGGCCGCCGGTTACGCGGTGAAGACCATCCCGGGCAGCAAGGACGTGCGCATCACCGCCCCGACCGGGTCCGCTGTGGCGAACGCGCAGGCGCTGAAGCGGGAATTGGACCGCTTGAAGAGCAAAACGGTAACCGTCCACACCAGGTTCATCAGCAGTACGGGCGAGGTCCGGCAGCTCGGCAAGATGGGTCATTTGGCCGGGGGCGGCCAGGTGCGCCGGTACGCGGCGGGCGGCGGTGTCCGCGGATTCCCGTCCGGGGGCATGGTCCAGGGGCCGGGCTCCTCGACGAGTGACAGCATCCCGGCGATGCTCTCCAACGGCGAGTACGTGATCCGTGCCGCCGCTGTCCGAAAGTACGGCCTGGGGCTCCTCGACGGCCTCAACGCCATGAGCGCACCGTTGTCCGGCACCCGCTACACCCGGCCCACTCCGGCCCCTGCCGCACAGACGGGTCCGACGGAGGTGCGGGTGTTCGTCGGCGACCGGGAGATCCGCGACATCGTCCGCGTCGAGACCCGACCCCTGATCCGCGAGTCCGAGCAGCGGCAGGCGTACCGGGCGAAAGCGGGGCGACGGTGACAATCTCCTACAGCGGCATCGGCGCAGTCGCGGAGGCGACGTCGTCGATCACGCCCGCACTGCCCGGCAGCGCGGCGGCCGGTGAGCTCGCCGTACTCCAGGTCGTCTCCGCGCACACGGACGCCTCCATTCCGTCCGCACCGTCGGGGTGGACGCTGGCCGGGACGCTCTCGGGCGGCGGCGGTACCTACGGCGCGGGGACCGGGCCGCGCCGGCTGACCTGGTACACCCGCGTACTGCTGGGCGGGGAGGCCGACCCCACTACCGCGCTGCCCGCCGGGGACGGTGACAGTGTGCTTGCGGGCCGGGTCGTCACGCTGGCCCGCAGTGCGGGCACGGGCTGGCGATGGGCGGTCACGTCCGGCGAGGACACGTCCTCGGGCACTGGATTCTCCGCCACGGCAGCAACGGCGCTGACCTGGGCGCCCGGCGACTACGCGGTGGTGGGCTACGCCCTGCCGGTGTCGACCGCGGCCCTGTCCGCGGAGGCGGTGACAGCAGCGGGCGTCACGTTCGGCACGATCACCGAGCGGGCGGACGACGCTGTCACCACCGGCCACGATGCCCGCCTGGGCATCGCGACCGGCAGCGTGTCCTCGGGCACCGCGACCACCGCGCCGACCGTGGCCGCGACACTCAGCACCGCCGCGACCGGCACGGCGGGCGTGCTGCGTGTCCGCGAGGCATCCGCCGACCTCCAGGCCGCCGCACAGAGTGTTTTCCCGCCCCGGAATCTGGTGTCTGCTACCGGACTGGCGGCAGAGGACATCACCACCGTCACCATGTACCGGCAGGTCGGCTCCGCCCGCGACGCGGTACGCGCCACCTCAGACATCGACGTGACCGGCAGCGACGTCCTCCTGCGTGTCGACGGCGAGCAGCCGTTCGGAGTGCCCGTCACCTACGTGGCCGTCCTGACCGACGTCACCGGCGCCCGCTGGGAGGTGACATCGGACCCGCTGACGTCGACAGTGTCCAGCGACGTCCTCAGCGACGCCATCACCGGCACCGGCGCGGCCGTGCGGATCCTCGCCGGCCTCGCCAGGAAACGTGACCGCGCCGCGGCCGTCCTCAACGCCGGCGGGCGGCTCGTCGTCGTCTCCAAGGCCCGGTCGACGGCCACCTCCACCATCACCGTGGAGACCGCCACCGACGGGGCTGGTGACGACCTCGACGCCGTCCTCCAGGGCGCTACCGAGGGTGTGCTGCTCCTGCGTCACCGCACCCAGCTCACCCGCCTGGACGGCCACTACGCCATTCCGGCCGACGAGGAAGACCCCGACTGGTACGGCCCACACCGCCGCTGGACGCTCGACGCCATCGAAACCGAGCCCTGGCCTGACGTCCTGGAGGCCGCGGGCTACACGCTTCAGGACATCGCCGACAACTTCACCTCGCTT encodes:
- a CDS encoding phage tail tube protein, which encodes MSDVINDGKTRVAWVTSIADISAPTVAELNAGDDFTERITPDGLNIPAETANVDNSSLASTFTTNRVGRRGFSPEVTFKRGDNPTDDLPWTTLTYQTVGYLVVRRILPYTTAWAADQDVEVYPVEAGERNTIPPAPNEVAKFTSMLMLREEPDTSAVVAA
- a CDS encoding phage tail tape measure protein; amino-acid sequence: MGTNQRRSLEAARTGSLALVAAFGFAVFTAAKFEKAMSNVAAVTQASAGEMARLRSAALEAGRTTAYSASQAAEAEFELAKAGISVADIAGGALKGSLSLAAAAQIDLSEAAEISATTMTVFGLKGKDVGHVADVLAAAANKSATDVHQLGLSFKMAGLVAAQTGLSLEDTTGTLALFAAQGMKGSDAGTSLKVMLQRLTPNSKEAQATMDQLGLSAYDATGQFVGLHELAGRMKEAFAGLTPEARNSAMGVIFGSDAVRAASILYKYGEEGVRQYTDAVNDQGYAAAVAAVKMDNLIGDLQLLKSALESALIESGSAANAALRDMVQWVTRLVNIYNGLPPGVQRVIGGLTGVVGVVGLVGASMLLLLPRIMLVRREMTALGVTAASTRAALMTLGRLGLVVGSIMAVGWAIDTVADRFRAAPADVTKMTNAVVDFAQKGKVAGELTRNFGQDLDGFGDAVARIAHPGVLDRIEDFFGTFDPGTDVGGPGLDKAVEKVKAVDEALARLVQSGNGELAANSFKKFAAEAERGGTSADKLRTLMPQYTEALVGVDTEAKLAAGSQGDLADAAAVTADEMADQRTMAEKLSDALDSLNGSSISATEGQIAFEASLDDLTKTVKENGRSLDVSKEKGRDVMSAFLDAAKAAQKHAAAVAEQKGSVEAGSKALGEHIAALRKTMKAAGFTDKQIDELIGTYARLPESKATGVDAPGAVEARRQIDHLHKAVAGLQPGKTITIKAPTGEAIRALKAAGYAVKTIPGSKDVRITAPTGSAVANAQALKRELDRLKSKTVTVHTRFISSTGEVRQLGKMGHLAGGGQVRRYAAGGGVRGFPSGGMVQGPGSSTSDSIPAMLSNGEYVIRAAAVRKYGLGLLDGLNAMSAPLSGTRYTRPTPAPAAQTGPTEVRVFVGDREIRDIVRVETRPLIRESEQRQAYRAKAGRR